Below is a genomic region from Miniphocaeibacter halophilus.
GCAGTTTCCCTATCCCTTGTTTCTCCAACTAGAATTATTTCCGGATCCTGACGAAGTATGGACTTTAAAGTATTTGAAAAACCTATCCCTGCTGCTTCATTTATTTGAATTTGATTAACCCCATCTATTTTAAATTCAACAGGATCTTCTACAGTAATAATATTAATGTCCTCTTTATTTAGTTCTTTAATAACAGAATATAATGTCGTGCTTTTACCACAACCGGTTGGCCCTGTTAAATAGATTAATCCATTTTCTACATTGGAAATATTTCTTATTAAAGATATATCCTCCTTACTAATTCCTAATTTATCTAAACTAACATTAGCCTCATCTTTATTTAAAATCCTTAAAACTATTTTTTCTCCATATATGGTTAAAATAGTAGATACTCTAATATCAACATCCCTGTTAGTAAGGCTGTATTTAAAACCTCCATCTTGTGGAATTCTCTTTTCTGCTACATTTAATTTTGACATAATTTTAATTCTTGTTGTAATTTTAGATATTTCTTTTAAATCGTAACTTTTTGTTGTAAATAATTTTCCATCAACCCTGTATCTAATACGAACTTTATCCTTTAAAGGTTCAATATGTATATCTGAAGCATTTTGTTTAATTGCATTGTTTATTAAATCATTTATCTCTTCTACAATATTAATTTCTTCTTTGGATTCTAAAATCTTTTTTGAAAACATTTTTCCTCCTAATAAAAAGTAAAAAACACAAAAGCCTTTTAATATAATACTATCACAATAAAAGGAAAGCTTTGTGTTTTTATTTTAAATATTTAATTACTTGAAGGAAGTACAGAACCTATTGCACCTGCAATATTACTTAAAGGCATAGACTGTAATATAACTCTACCTGGTCCAGTTACAATTGTATTAAAAAGACCTTCTCCGCCAAACAAAATATTTTTCACTCCCGGTACGGATTTCACCTCTAAACTACAGGTTGAATCCATAGTGGCTAAATGACCTGTATCTACAACAATAGATTGTCCTTCTTCTAGTGTATATTCTATTGCATGACCATCAATTTCAATAAAGGCCAATCCTTCACCTGAAAGTCTTTGCATTATAAAACCCTCACCGCCAAAAAATCCACCAGATATTTTCTTGTTAAAGAACACTGAAAGTTCTACTCCTTCTTCACAAGCCAAAAAAGCTCTTTTTTGTGCAATTATATCTTTATTTTGAGAAATATTAAATGTCATAATACTTCCTGGAAAACTTGATGCAAAAGCTATCATTCCCGGACCATTTTTAGCAGTATATCTATTTTGAAACATCTTTTCTCCGGAAAACATTCTTCCAAAGGCTTTTCCAACTCCCCCTCTAGTAGTTGTTTCCATTTTCATATTAGGTGACATCCAGCTCATACCACCACCTTCAGAAATTACACTTTCACCATCTTCCAAATTACATACAACTACCGGTAAATTATCACCTAAAATTTCATATTCCATAAGACTCTCCCTTTTTTAATTTATATTTATATTATTTTTCACAAATAAATAGATTATGATTTGAAATTCCCTGCATTTCTGGTTTTTTACAAATATAAAAATGATATTCTAACCATTTATTAAATTCTTCTTCAGTAAATTCATTAATTTCATTTACAAATAATTCCATAACTCCATCCTGTGCTATTATATTTAAAAGCTTAAGATTTGAATCTAAGACCATTTCCTTAAATTCGTCTATTGTGTGAAATACAAAGGGAATGTTCTTTAACTTGAAATCCTTTTGGTAAAATTTATCTTCTGTTAAATGCCTTGGACCTCTGTAAATAAAGGTTTCAGTAATATTTACCATGTCGTTATTAATAATGGAAATAAATATTTTCCCCTCTTCTTTTATTACTCTTTTACATTCCTTTAATAATTCTAATCTTTCATTATAATCTTCCATATGGTACATTGGTCCAAAGCAAAAAATTATATCCATAGAATCGTCTGGTAGAGTTTTCATATAGGATAAGGCATCTGAATTAACGACTTTTATTTTTTCCTTTGATTTTTCATTAATAATGTTACAATGTTTTTCAACTAATTCTACAGCGGTAACTTCATGACCAAGTTTATTAAAATAAAGACTATAAATACCTGTACCTGCCCCTAGGTCTAAAATATTATCAGAGTACTTTAAATATTTTTTTATGTATTTTACCGTTGTTAAAAATTCTATACTTCCAGACTTGTTACTTAGTCTCTTATCCTCATCAAAAGCATCATATATCCTATTAATTTTTTCCTGTTCATCCTCTACTTTACAAATACTGTCAAAATCCATTTCCATTTTCCATTTCCTCCTACCCTAAAACTTATTTAAACACCTCTATTCTATACTATTTCATTTTTATTATCTATGTGTTAACTTTTAGTTAAATTATTATATTAAAAGTTAATTTTATTTCAATTGTAAAAGATTCTCTTCGTTGATAAGATTATATTAACAAATAGCTATTTGATTTTAGGAGGTTCAAGATGAAAATTAATGAAATTATTAGAAGTAAAAGAATAGAAAAAGGACTTACCCAAGAACAAGTAGCTAATATTTTAAATATTTCTACTCCAGCAGTAAATAAATGGGAAAGTGGAATAAGTCATCCTGACATTACCCTACTTCCAGCCTTAGGTAGACTACTTGGAGTGGATATGAATACCTTACTTTCCTTTAAGGATAGTTTAACAGAAGAAGAAATTATCATTTTAGGAAATGAAATAATGCAAGTAATTGACAAGGAAGGATTTGACAAGGGCTATGAAATGGCAATGGATAAAATTTCAGAATATCCTAATAGTGAACTACTATTATTTAATTTAATACTTATGTTAAAAGGTGCATTAATGAGTTATCCTAATGAAAATTCCAAAAAATATGAAGTAGAACTGGATAATTTGTTATATAAGCTAATTAATAGTAAGGATATACAAATTAGAGAAATAGTATATGCAATGTTAATTCCAAAATATATAGACAATGATGAATTAGAAAAAGCTGAGGAATTAATAAACAAACTCCATACTGAAAACCCTTCAGTTAATAAGACAATATTACAAACTGAACTCTATGTAAAACAAAAAAACTATAACAAGGCCTTAATAACACTGGAGTCTAAAATCTACTACACGGCCATGAATCTACAATTGTATATTTCTTCACTAATGAAAATTTCCGCCTTACAAAATAACATGGAAGATGCAAATTACTTTGCTAAACTCGCTGATAAATTAATGGAGCTTTTGGAAATGCCAAATAGCTGTATGAAATCAGGCTTTTTAGAACTGGCAATGGAAGAAAAAAACATTGAAAAAACTTTAGAATATTTAAACTCTTTAGTTACTTTAGGCAGTGAAATCATCGACTTCAAAAACTCCAGACTATATAAAAATATACCGATAAAAGAGAATTACAATAGTAAGGAATTTAGGAATATATTTTTAAATGCCATGTTAAATGAATTAAAAACTTCAAAAGAATATGATTTTTTAAGAAATAGTATAGAATTTGATGAATTAATAAATAAATATGAAGAGGAATTAGAAAAACTGGAAAGTAGCAATTAAGGCTACTTTCTTTTCCTTTTAAATTTTATAAGACCTTTTGGTAGGCTACTCTTAAATCACCATTTCTTAGGAAAATTCTCCCACATTCTAAAAATCCATTTTTCTCTAAAAAATTCCTCATTTTAAAATTATCTTCATGGGTATCAATTCTAATATTATAAATACCTTTTGAAAGGCATATTTTTTCAATTTTCCTTAACATTTTTCCGGCATTGCCTTCTTGTCTATAATTAACATTTACAGCAAAACGGTGTATTGTACAATACTCCTCTTCATTTAACCAGTTACCATTAAAAATCAAATCGTAGGTTTTTTCTCCATCGAAAATAATAGCTGCCGTACCTTTTATTTCTCCCTTTTCCTCTAATACATAGGAATATTCCATTTCCATATCCTTAATTAAAGTGGATTTGTTAGGTCCTTCATTTTGCCACTGGTCTACACCATCAGTTTTTAACGATTCTGAAGCCATTTTATATATTTCTAAAACACTGTCTACATCCTTTGCATTTGTATATCTTAACATATTAAATCTCCTATATAATATTTAATAATATTATACAGCAAAAGAATATAAAATTTCACAAATAAAAAACACATTTCCAAGTTAATTTATTTTTCCTTAGAAATGTGTTTTGTTTTATTTTTTTATAATATTATATATAGTCAAACCTTGCAGTAAAGAATCTTAATTGTTTAGGCTCATAAACAAATTTTAAGCCTCTTATATCTTCTTTATGATTGTATAATTTAATTACTGCATCAGCCACAACATCCATATGTTTATAGGTATAAACCCTTCTTGGAATAGTAAGTCTAACAGTTTCCAATTTTGGTTTATGGTTTTCACCGGTCTTAATATCTCTACCGGCAGACACAATTCCTCTTTCCATTGATCTTACACCGGATTCTAAAAATAACTCATTTGCCAAGGCTTGTGCCGGAAATTGTTCCTGACTTAAATGAGGACAGAATCTTCTAGCATCTAAGAAAACTGCATGACCACCTACTGGCTCAACAATAGGAACACCTGCTTCTTTTAATCTTTCGCCTAAATATCTTACCTGTAAAACTCTGTATCTTATATATTCATACTGCATAGATTCTCTTAGGCCTATTGCTAAAGCTTCCATGTCCCTTCCAGCCATTCCACCATATGATGGCATACCTTCATAAACAACTACTAATTCTTTAGCATCCATAAATAATTCTTCATCGTTTAAAGCTAGGAACCCTCCAATATTTACAATACCATCTTTCTTCCCGCTCATTGTAGCTCCATCTGAATAGCTAAACATTTCGTGAACGATTTCTTTTATTGTTTTATTTTCGTAGCCTTCTTCTCTTTCTTTAATAAAATATGCGTTTTCTGCAAATCTTGTAGCATCAAAAAATACTTTTATTCCATGTTTATGACAAAGTTCTGAAACTTCTCTCATGTTTTTCATAGACACCGGTTGTCCACCAGCTAGGTTTACTGTTACTGCTAGGCAAACATAGGCAATGTTTTCAGCACCTTTTTCATCTATTAACTTTTCTAATTTACTTATATCTATATCCCCTTTAAAAGGAATATCTATTGCTGCATCATGGGCTTCATCTCTAATTACATCTACAAATATTCCACCATTATGCTCTTGATGATATCTTGTAGTAGTAAAGTACATATTTCCTGGAACATATTGTCCCGGTTTAATTGCTATAGATGATAATATATTTTCAGCACCTCTACCTTGATGGGTTGGAATAATATGTTTTACACCTAGTAGTTCCTTAACGGTTTCTTCTAAATGCTCAAAATTTCTACTTCCAGCATAGGCTTCATCTCCTAACATCATACCAGCCCATTGTCTGTCACTCATAGCATTAGTTCCACTATCTGTAAGTAAATCAATATATACATCTTTTGAAGGTATTAAAAATGTATTATAGCCTGCTTCTTTTGCCACTCTTTCTCTTTCTTCTCTGTCAACAACTGCCACTGGTTCAACCATTTTAATTTTAAACGGCTCTGCTGGATATTTTGAATAGTCCATATAAATTCCTCCTATGTAATTATAAAATCTTTTTTAATGCATAATGCATTATACTTATGTCCTTATAATATCATAAAATTTAAAATAATCAATAGATATTAATATTATAATTAATTGATTTGCATTTTCTCTAATGCTATAATTCTATATAATAAAGGATTGGAGTAAATATGATTAATAAACTTAGCTTAAATGAACAAATATATGAAGCAATAAGAAAAGATATTTTTACAAATAAAATAAAAAATGGTTCTATTCTTGTAAACAAGGATTTACAGGAACGTTTTGATGTTAGTTCCAGTCCAATTAGAGATGCAATTAATAGATTAGAACAAGATGGATTAATTTATAAAATTACTCGTGCCGGTGCTGAAGTAATAACTTTAGACTACGATAAAACAAAGGAAATTAATGAATTAATGCAAATAATTACATCCGGGTCTATTACCCTGTCTATAAAACATAAAAACAAAAAGGAACTGGATAAGAAATTAATAGAGCTTTTGAAAATTCAAAAAGAATATTTAAATACAGACAAATATTTTTATTATGACTATTGTTTTCACAAATTGTTTTTTGAATATTCCAATAATGAATTTTTAATTAAAATATATAACCAATACAATGTTTTATTTGAAATGGCTGTACGATCTTTAGATGCAATTTATAATAATGAAGCAAAAATTATTCACAGGCAACAATCTCTAGAATGCCATGAAGAAATTTCCGAAAATTTTATAGATAATAATTTAAATAAAACATTGTTATCTATAGAAAAACATTATGATCATGCAGATGAAATATTTAAAAAATACTATTAATTCTATAATTATTAGAAAATTAATAACCTAAGGAGACAAAATGGACAATACAATATCGGCTTTAGATTTAGAATTATTAATGGAAAAAAAAAAAATAAATATAATTGATGTCAGAGATGAAAATGAATTTAAAAGAGGACATATTAAAAACTCAATTAATATTCCTTTAAAGTATATTGAAGAGAAATGTATGGATTTTAAAGAAGATGAAATTTACTATATTATATGTAAAAGTGGTATGAGGTCTAGTAGGGCTTGTCAGTTCCTTTGTAATTCAAAGAATTTTAAAGCAATTAATTTAAATGGTGGAATTATGTCCTGGAAAGGTGAATTAGTTTCGGATTAAATAGAGTGGGAGGTAGATAATTATTGAATCTGTGAAATAGTTTGTGCATGAAAAACTATTTCACAGATTCTTTTACTTTACATTCTTCAGGAATATCTTTTATAATCTATTTAAAACAAATTAAATTCTTATCTATTTGAATCTTTAGAATTATACATAATCTTTTATTATTTTAACAAAAGTTTCATCACTATCTGTATTTATTAACATTTTTATTACTTCTGAATTTGCTAAAATTTTTGATAATTCAGCCAATAATTTAATATGACTATCTGTATCTTTCGCAGATAATACTATTAATAATTTAACGGGATCATTTTCTTTGCTACCAAACTCTATTTCTGGTATTAAAGTTGAAAAATGTAATGATGTAACCTTTGCTCCATCTTCTGGCCTAGCATGTGCTAATGCAACATTTTTTGTCATAACTATATAAGGTCCAAATTTTCTTACATTATTAATCATAGATGTAACATATTCTCTAGTTATATCCCCCCTATCAAGCATTTTTTTAGATGCCTTTTCTATTGCATCCTCCCAGTTTTTAGCATATATATTTATACTTACATCCTCTATACCTATATTTTTTAAAGATAACATTCATTTCTCCTACTTATTGTTTTTTTTCTTTCGTTTAATCTCCAATATACTTAACAATATAAAGGAAGCAATTATTATACCTATGCCAATTATTGGTTGTTTAAATAAAATCATCAATATCATAGCATCTATACAATCTTGTCCTACACCTGTAGAACCTACAGCTCCAAAATCAAATATCCCATATACAAATGCAGATAAAATAATTAATATAAAGCCATATACAAATCCTGATATTACAGCACCTCTACGTCCACCTGTAGCATTCCCCATTATTCCTGCTATACCTCCAGTAAAAAATCCACCTATTATAGAAACCAATGGTACTGCTTTAAATACTATAGATGAAACTAACATTGCTATTAACATACCAATTACTGAGGAAATAAAACCTATCATTAGTGAATTTGGAGCAAATCCAAATAAAGCTGGAACATCTAAAGCAGGTCTTGCACCCGGTACTAATTTATCTGATATACCCTTAAAGGCAGGCACTAATTCCCCTAAAAACAATCTTACACCTTGTAGTAACACTAAAATTCCAACAGTAAAACCTAAGGCTTTTAAAATTCCATATACTATATAATTTTGTTCACCCGCCATTTCTGAAACAACTTTTGGACCTGCACTTATAATGATGAACAAATAGAATATTAACATCACTATCGATACTGATATAGATGTATCTTTAAAAAAACTTAATGATTTTGGTAACTCAACTTCTTCAGCATCCTTATTCTTGTTTCCTAAGGCACCTCCTATATATGCAGATGCAACTACTCCAACAGTCGTTAGGTGTCCATAAGCAATATTATCTGATTTTGTAATTTTTTTAACAATTGGTTGTGCTATTGCTGGTAAAATAACCATTAACATTCCCTGTAAAATTGAACCTGCTAAAATTGTTATAGATTCATTATAATCATTTATATAAAATCCATAAGCTATAGTTACTGATAAAATCCACATCATATGCCCGGTTAAAAATATGTATTTTAATGGAGTCACTCTAGCTAAAACTACATTAACAATAAATCCTACTGCCATAATTAATGCAGAAGTTCTTGCAATTACTGGAATAGCTGTCTGCATTGCTCCAACAACAGCTTCTGATGATGTTGCAAATCCATCTAGATTAAAAACTGTTTGAAATAAGTCTACAAAAGGTGATATCTCTTGCACTATAATTGATGAACCTGCTGATAGCATAAGCATACCTAATGCAGTTTTTATTGTTCCTGAAAATACCTCGCTGGCATTCTTCTTCTGTAGTACTAATCCAATTAATGCGACAATAGCAAGAATAATTGCAGGGGTTTGTATTAATTGTAACAAAAAATCCAACATTTATTTTTCTCCTTTTTTCTCAAGTATGTTTTGTATACCTTCTTGCATTTCTTCTACATCCACAATATTATGAACAAATACAACATCTGATTCATCTTTAAAATTATCTTTAAATTCATAAGTTGTTATTAGTATATCTCTTGGCTTACCTTTTACTGTCCCCATATCCCAATGTTCAATATTTGCTTTTAATCCTAGATTTTTTAACGCTGTTTCAGCTGTCATTTTCATAATTAAACTTGAGCCCATTCCTAATCCACAAACTGTAATTATATATAACATACTTTCCTCCTTATTAATTATAGATTTTCTATTAATGAAGAATATTTTTTAATATATTGTTTATTAATTTCATCTCCTTCATCTAAGTTTGAGCTCACATATATAGGAGGCTTAAATCCATTTTCAACACAAATTTCTACTGTTCTTGCTATTATACTTTGCATAGTAAACATTCCAAGCACTGTAGATGTTCCACAAAATTTTGTCCCTAACCCATCTTTCTCTAACACAGCATCACCCTTTACACATTTTATATCGATTACAACATCTGCAACATCTGAAAGTTTTTTACCACTAGAATGTCTGGATTCTACACCTTCAGAAAAGTTCTTTGAAGTTAAAGCTATAACTTTAATATCTCTTTCCTTACATGCTAAGGCCATATCAATTACTGCAGCATTTCTTCCTGAAATTGAAACTATTATTATTGAATCGTTTTCATTTGTATTAACTAATTTTAAATATTCATCAGAAAAACCCTCTATCCTTTCTTGTAATGTAGATAATTTCGCTTTTGGAAATAAAGCTAAGTGTGGTATTAATAAAGCATTAACAGGAACCAACCCACCCGCTCTATAAAAAATTTCCATAGAAAACATTTGTGAGTGCCCACATCCATATGCATGTATTAATCTATTATTCATTATAGATTCTGCACATATTTCAGCCGCTTTTTCCACAGATTCTTTTTCCTCAATATACTGTTTTTCTAGCTGTTTCTTTACAATTTCAAAATACTTCTCATTTAACATTACATCATCCCCTATTATATTATAATTGTATATCTCATAATAACATCGTGTCGTAATGATGTTATTATGTAAGATTTTATATTTTTAATTCTACTTCAAATTCAAAACTATCACCTTTAGCCGTGATTATAGAATAACTAATAATTTTATTGTTTGAATATGATAATCTTCTTATTAATAGCCCATAATCTTGCACTTTTGCACCTAATTTTTTTGCTTCATCAACTGTTAGAGAACATGCTTTGAACCTTTCAGTTGCCCTATCTATATGTATGTTAGCTTCTTCTTCAAGAAATTTGTATAGTTGTCTACTGTTCCAATCTACTTTTAACAAATACTCATGTTCTAATTTTGAAAAATAAGTTCTTTCATACATTAATGCCTCATCACTTTCATCACACCGTAATCTTTTTAATTCAATTATTTCTTCATTTTCATTTAAAGACAACTTTTTCGCAATCTTAGGATCTTTAATAACCTCAATTCCTACAAAAACAGTTGATGTAACTTTCCCCAATTTACGCATTTCTTCTGAAAAAACATATATTTGTTTAAGATTTTGTATAATACTTCCTAACGTTACAAAAGTTCCTTTACCTTGTACTTTTCTCAATTTATTATTGCTTTCTAATTCTGAAACAGCTTTTCTTATAGTTGTGCGAGAAACTCCATATATTTTTTCTAATTCTTTTTCTGATGGAATTATACTACCTTTCTCCCATACTCCTGAATTTATCTTTTCTTCCATATCAGCTGCTACTTTTGCATATCTTGGAATTTTTAAATTTAAGTTCACCATACCTACACCTTTCTTCTACTCATAATGATGATATAACCTTTTGTTTTATTTGTCAATATGTTTTATATCTAATCAATATTAATTCCCTTATAATTTATCTTATATCTAAAGCAATATTATGTTTTTTAAACCAGTTAATAACTTCTTCTTTATATTTTATACTAAATTCTAATGTAGCATCAGACCCCTTTTTCCCCAAGGCAACTAAATAAATATTTTTATTATCATATTTTAAAATAGCTTTAGAAATATTTTTTGCTTTTAAAAACACCCTACTATAGCCCTGTATTCCATCTTTTCTAATTCCAATTTTAAAGAAACTAATTACAGAAGCCATAAATGCAATTGGCATTAATAAATAAACATCTCTTGAAAAATAATATATAACTAAGGTAAATCCCATTAGAAAAATAAAAGCAATTATTCTTTTAAGGTTAAATCTTCTTCCTGGTATTTCAATTTTAGAATTAGATATTTCTGTAATTAATACCAGTATTAAAGCAATACTGTAAATAAAAACATATTCCATATAATTTTCTCCCTTTTAGTATTTATTATTTATAGTATATCATTTTTAATATTAAAAAAAGGACCAAAAGGTCCCTTTTATCCTTGAGCTTTATAAACTATTATTCTTTTCCAGTCCATTATTACCTTGTAATAACCTGAAAGTTCCTTGTCCAGTTCTTCGTCTGATGTATCTATTCTTAAAAAGCTGTCGGGTATTCCATATAATTTACTATGGGAGGCAACTATCCAAATATTGTCCTTTCCAACTTTTCTTAATACTCTTGGACTAAGTTGTTGATTACCTCTTCCAAAAATATGTCCTTGACCACCAATTGCAGTAACTATTAATTTTACTTCCTTGTCCTTAATAAAATCATAGATTTCTCCTTCTGTTCCGTCTTTAATAACAAGTTCATTTTTATATAAAATATCTACTCCTAGTAAACTTCCCTCAAAGCCTAAATCTTTTAAAATAGCATAGGTTGTACCACCTGTCCCAAATATATAACAAGTATCTTCATTTCCGGCTTTTATACGGTCTTCTATTTCGGCTGACATTCCCTCTATTTCATCTTCACTTGAACTTCCCGGCGATTTTGAACCTTGCATTAAATTTTGTATTCTAGGAACTTGTAAATAACCATATAATTTAGCCTCTACTATGTTTTGCCTAAATTTATCTTCATCTATATCCATTACTTCGGAGTTTTCTATTTTTAAATCCTTAGGGTTTTTTATAAATTCCTTAATAACAAGACCTGCATCTTTAGGATTATTTGCATATACTGCAGAATGAATTTTAACACCTGCAGGAATACCTACACATGGAACAGAAAGTTCAACAGCATTAAATATATTTCTTGCTGTACCATCTCCACCTGCAAAAACAAGTAAATCTATATTTTCTTTAACCATTTCTTTTGCTAAATTTTCAGTATCTTCAAAGGTTGTTTTTTCTTTATTTTCTCCAACTACCTTATAGGAAAAGCCTAATTCTTTTAAAGCATTTTCTCCCATTTCTCCAAAACCTGTAATAAAAGTAACTTTATCAATATAATCTTTAATTTGATTTAAAGCTATTTTAGCTTTTTTATTAGCTTGATAAGTTCCCCCTTTTTCTAGTGCAAGTTTTTGTACTTCTTCACCGTCACTGCCTTTTAAACCAACAGATCCACCTATTCCTGCAACAGGATTTATTATTAAACCTAGTTTCATTTTCCCCTCCATAGTAATGTTACTAAAATCTATTTAAATACAATTATACATCTTTTTAACAATCTAAAACAGCTAAAACCCTCTTTTGTTCCATATTATTTTTACATACAATTTTTAAACTATTAAATAATATTATAATTATTTTTCTAGCATAGTTTATTATTATACCCAAAATTAAATATCTACACCTATATTTATAAATATTTCTTCTAAAATATCTATATCTAGTATTACTATTATATACATAAAGAAATTTTTTTATGTTGCAAAAGTCAAATATTGAAAATTTACTTGACAAAAACCAATAAAGGTATTATTATTAGCATATGCCAATAATAAAGTCTAAGAGGTGATTATGGCTAGAAAAATTAGTAATAAAATTGTAAGAGCAAAACCTCGTTACACTATGTTAAGTCCAGTAGAGGATTTTGAAATTTCTTCTGAATCTATTATTCATTTACATTTAGAGGAATGGGAAAGCTTAAGACTTGTAGATTATTTAGGTCTTTCCCAACAAGAAGCTTCAGAGTCTATGGATGTGTCACGACAAACAGTTCAAACTCTATTACAAGCAGCAAGAAAAAAGGTTTCAAGGTCAATTGTTGAATCCTTACCACTGATAATTAAAGGCGGAAATTATAGTACAGAAATAGAAAATATTGAAGGGATGAATAAAATGAAAGTAGCTATAACTTATGAAAACAACCAAGTTTTTCCTCATTTTGGAAGAACACCTAATTTTAAAATATACGAAATAGAAAATGGAAATATTATTAAACAGGAAATCGTACAAACACCTGCAAGTGGTCATGGTGCCTTAGTTGATTTCCTAGTAGAAAATAAGGTTAATACCTTAATTTGTGGAGGTATTGGCGGTGGTGCAGTAAATGCATTACAAGAAGCAGGAATTGCAATTTATTCTGGAGCTTCCGGCGAAGCAGATGCTCAGGTTAAATCCTTTATAGAAGGACAACTTCCTTTAACTGGCAAGGCGAATTGCAACCATCACCATGAACATAATCACCAACATAAACATGGTGAAGGCGGATGTCATAACCACAAACACCAACATGGTGAAGAAGGTTGTCACGGACATAATCAAAGAAAAGATAATCGCCAAGAACATCGTCATGAAAGAAGATCTGAAAGAATGCGTAATTGTAATAACAACAAATAAAGAAAAATAGTCCAACTTTAAATATGTTGGACTATTTTTTAATAATTTAAATATTTCATTGAAAATTCTTTATAATATTCTTCAAGGTCCGTATCCTTTAATAATTTTAATACATCATAAGTAATAGAATTCCAGTCAACTTCTCTAACTTGCTCTAGTTTGAATTCTTTTAATTTATTTCTTATTCTTTCATTATCAAAAGGATACAAAAATATAACATAATCCTTTTCATCTTTTATTAAACCAATATTTCTATAAATTTGGTAGTCCTTATAAAAAACTTCTTTTTCTAAATCCTTTAAATATAGACTACTATTTAATAAATCCTTGTATCTTTCTTCCCAAGCTTGGTCTTTGTCTTTCCCTTGAAAAGTTCTAAAATTTTCTTCACTATA
It encodes:
- a CDS encoding sugar isomerase domain-containing protein, with product MLNEKYFEIVKKQLEKQYIEEKESVEKAAEICAESIMNNRLIHAYGCGHSQMFSMEIFYRAGGLVPVNALLIPHLALFPKAKLSTLQERIEGFSDEYLKLVNTNENDSIIIVSISGRNAAVIDMALACKERDIKVIALTSKNFSEGVESRHSSGKKLSDVADVVIDIKCVKGDAVLEKDGLGTKFCGTSTVLGMFTMQSIIARTVEICVENGFKPPIYVSSNLDEGDEINKQYIKKYSSLIENL
- a CDS encoding PTS ascorbate transporter subunit IIC, producing MLDFLLQLIQTPAIILAIVALIGLVLQKKNASEVFSGTIKTALGMLMLSAGSSIIVQEISPFVDLFQTVFNLDGFATSSEAVVGAMQTAIPVIARTSALIMAVGFIVNVVLARVTPLKYIFLTGHMMWILSVTIAYGFYINDYNESITILAGSILQGMLMVILPAIAQPIVKKITKSDNIAYGHLTTVGVVASAYIGGALGNKNKDAEEVELPKSLSFFKDTSISVSIVMLIFYLFIIISAGPKVVSEMAGEQNYIVYGILKALGFTVGILVLLQGVRLFLGELVPAFKGISDKLVPGARPALDVPALFGFAPNSLMIGFISSVIGMLIAMLVSSIVFKAVPLVSIIGGFFTGGIAGIMGNATGGRRGAVISGFVYGFILIILSAFVYGIFDFGAVGSTGVGQDCIDAMILMILFKQPIIGIGIIIASFILLSILEIKRKKKNNK
- a CDS encoding GntR family transcriptional regulator codes for the protein MVNLNLKIPRYAKVAADMEEKINSGVWEKGSIIPSEKELEKIYGVSRTTIRKAVSELESNNKLRKVQGKGTFVTLGSIIQNLKQIYVFSEEMRKLGKVTSTVFVGIEVIKDPKIAKKLSLNENEEIIELKRLRCDESDEALMYERTYFSKLEHEYLLKVDWNSRQLYKFLEEEANIHIDRATERFKACSLTVDEAKKLGAKVQDYGLLIRRLSYSNNKIISYSIITAKGDSFEFEVELKI
- a CDS encoding PTS sugar transporter subunit IIB produces the protein MLYIITVCGLGMGSSLIMKMTAETALKNLGLKANIEHWDMGTVKGKPRDILITTYEFKDNFKDESDVVFVHNIVDVEEMQEGIQNILEKKGEK
- a CDS encoding PTS sugar transporter subunit IIA, producing MLSLKNIGIEDVSINIYAKNWEDAIEKASKKMLDRGDITREYVTSMINNVRKFGPYIVMTKNVALAHARPEDGAKVTSLHFSTLIPEIEFGSKENDPVKLLIVLSAKDTDSHIKLLAELSKILANSEVIKMLINTDSDETFVKIIKDYV
- a CDS encoding GntR family transcriptional regulator, with product MINKLSLNEQIYEAIRKDIFTNKIKNGSILVNKDLQERFDVSSSPIRDAINRLEQDGLIYKITRAGAEVITLDYDKTKEINELMQIITSGSITLSIKHKNKKELDKKLIELLKIQKEYLNTDKYFYYDYCFHKLFFEYSNNEFLIKIYNQYNVLFEMAVRSLDAIYNNEAKIIHRQQSLECHEEISENFIDNNLNKTLLSIEKHYDHADEIFKKYY
- a CDS encoding rhodanese-like domain-containing protein, translating into MDNTISALDLELLMEKKKINIIDVRDENEFKRGHIKNSINIPLKYIEEKCMDFKEDEIYYIICKSGMRSSRACQFLCNSKNFKAINLNGGIMSWKGELVSD